AAAAACACACGTGATCCACTAATTCTTGTAAATCCAAAAATCGTTGAGACAAAAGGTCAGGCAGAGATTGGCGAAGAAGGGTGTCTTTCTTGCCCTGGAATTTCAGTTCCAATTTCACGTCCTCCCTGGGTAAAGGTGCGTTATTTCGATTTGGACGGTGCTGAATGGGAGATTGAAGCTGACGAACTGTTGGGACGTTGTTTACAGCACGAAATAGACCACCTCGACGGAAAAACGCTTTTTGAATCTTGTTCTGGAACTGCACGCCTAAAGGCAATTGCCGATTTTGAACTTGCTAAGAAGGCTGGGGCTCGTCCAGGAGAGACTTCGATTTAGGCAGGTGCAAGCATGAAAATTTTGTTTATGGGAACACCTTATTTTGCTCGCGTTGTTCTAAAGGGGCTACTTTCTAGTGAAAAGCATCAAGTATGTGCTGTTTTTACTAAGCAGGATGCAGTTAGCAAGCGAGGAAACAAACTCATCCCATCAGAAGTGAAAGAGCTTTGCCTTGAGGAGGGCCTTGAGGTTTTTACTCCAAAGACTCTAAAAGATGGCGAGGTGCAGCACCAAATTCGTGATTTGGGCATTGATGTGATTTGTGTTGCTGCATATGGAAAAATTTTGCCAAAAGAGGTGCTTGAAATTCCAAAATTTGGATGCCTGAATGTTCACGCCTCGCTTCTTCCGCGATGGCGGGGTGCTGCCCCAATCGAACGTGCGATTCTTGCTGGGGACAAACACCAAGGCGTTTCCATCATGAAAATGGAAGAAGGCCTAGACGCTGGCGATTTTTGCTTGCAAAAATCTGTTTCTGCAACTGAGAAAAGTGCAGTTGAAATCACTTCTGAACTAGCAGAGTTAGGCGCTGTGGCGTTGTGCGAATGTCTTGATTCTCTAGAGAAAGGCAAAAGCGTCTCCTGGAAGAAACAAGACGAAAATGAAGTGACCTATGCTGAAAAGATTGAGAAAAGAGAACTGTTTCTTGACCCTTCCTACTCGGGAGAAATGAACGTGAGAAGAGTGTTGGCGTCTGCCGACTCTCACCCTGCAAAGTGTGCTATCGACGGAAAAACAGTTCGCATAATGTCTGCAAAAGCTGAAATAGATTCCAGTGAGACAAGCGATGATTGCGATTTATACAGTGAGACTAGAGATGCTGATGTAAAACAGACAATTTCGACTGCAGAAGATGCAACGTGTCAGTGCAACAATTGTGCGTCGCATCAAAATTCAGTTCGCTGGGTGGGCAAGAAGCTCTATCTTGAGTGCTGTCATGGTGATCTTTGTGTTATTTCTTTAAAACCAGATGGCAAAAAAGAAATGCCGGCCGGCAGTTTTGTTGCTGGTTGCCAAGCAATCCGTGAAGGGATTGCTAAATGGGAAAAATGCGAATAGAATAGCATTTTTTGACTTGGAATTTGACACGGAA
This portion of the Phoenicibacter congonensis genome encodes:
- the fmt gene encoding methionyl-tRNA formyltransferase, yielding MKILFMGTPYFARVVLKGLLSSEKHQVCAVFTKQDAVSKRGNKLIPSEVKELCLEEGLEVFTPKTLKDGEVQHQIRDLGIDVICVAAYGKILPKEVLEIPKFGCLNVHASLLPRWRGAAPIERAILAGDKHQGVSIMKMEEGLDAGDFCLQKSVSATEKSAVEITSELAELGAVALCECLDSLEKGKSVSWKKQDENEVTYAEKIEKRELFLDPSYSGEMNVRRVLASADSHPAKCAIDGKTVRIMSAKAEIDSSETSDDCDLYSETRDADVKQTISTAEDATCQCNNCASHQNSVRWVGKKLYLECCHGDLCVISLKPDGKKEMPAGSFVAGCQAIREGIAKWEKCE
- the def gene encoding peptide deformylase: MAEIVIYPDKRLLQVCKDCEVGDKSLVRLAKEMAKQMYNNFGVGIAAPQIGDDRRIIVVDCSYDIENKNTRDPLILVNPKIVETKGQAEIGEEGCLSCPGISVPISRPPWVKVRYFDLDGAEWEIEADELLGRCLQHEIDHLDGKTLFESCSGTARLKAIADFELAKKAGARPGETSI